A portion of the Phaenicophaeus curvirostris isolate KB17595 chromosome W, BPBGC_Pcur_1.0, whole genome shotgun sequence genome contains these proteins:
- the LOC138732950 gene encoding activated RNA polymerase II transcriptional coactivator p15 isoform X1 yields MSRMPKSKELVSSSSSASDSDSEVDKKAKRKKQAAPEKPVKKQKTGESSKGAASSKQSSNRDENMFQIGKMRYVSVRDFKGKILIDIREYWMDQEGEMKPGRKGISLNPEQWNQLKEQISDIDDAVRKL; encoded by the exons ATGTCCAG AATGCCTAAGTCAAAGGAACTTGTGTCTTCAAGCTCATCTGCCAGTGATTCAGATAGTGAAGTTGACAAAAAG GCAAAGCGGAAAAAGCAGGCGGCTCCAGAAAAGcctgtaaagaaacaaaagactGGTGAAAGTTCAAAAGGTGCAGCTTCTTCTAAGCAAAGCAGTAACAGAGATGAGAATATGTTTCAG ATTGGCAAAATGAGATATGTCAGTGTTCGTGACTTTAAAGGGAAAATCTTAATTGATATTAGAGAATATTGGATGGATCAAGAAGGTGAAATGAAGCCTGGCAGAAAAG gTATTTCTTTAAATCCAGAACAGTGGAACCAGCTGAAGGAACAGATTTCTGATATTGATGATGCAGTAAGAAAACTGTAA
- the LOC138732950 gene encoding activated RNA polymerase II transcriptional coactivator p15 isoform X2: protein MPKSKELVSSSSSASDSDSEVDKKAKRKKQAAPEKPVKKQKTGESSKGAASSKQSSNRDENMFQIGKMRYVSVRDFKGKILIDIREYWMDQEGEMKPGRKGISLNPEQWNQLKEQISDIDDAVRKL, encoded by the exons ATGCCTAAGTCAAAGGAACTTGTGTCTTCAAGCTCATCTGCCAGTGATTCAGATAGTGAAGTTGACAAAAAG GCAAAGCGGAAAAAGCAGGCGGCTCCAGAAAAGcctgtaaagaaacaaaagactGGTGAAAGTTCAAAAGGTGCAGCTTCTTCTAAGCAAAGCAGTAACAGAGATGAGAATATGTTTCAG ATTGGCAAAATGAGATATGTCAGTGTTCGTGACTTTAAAGGGAAAATCTTAATTGATATTAGAGAATATTGGATGGATCAAGAAGGTGAAATGAAGCCTGGCAGAAAAG gTATTTCTTTAAATCCAGAACAGTGGAACCAGCTGAAGGAACAGATTTCTGATATTGATGATGCAGTAAGAAAACTGTAA